A genomic segment from Nitrospira lenta encodes:
- the gspN gene encoding type II secretion system protein GspN: protein MVWPGKDLSAWKAPLLWMAFGCSLLFLSMALTFPYGALQTRIIGELQRATGMEVRAADWAIGFPAAIEWRQMSLTKADWSPLQVGLVRAQLGLWRLLIGGVALDLTAQIDEATAAQGTVKLTMTAASWSMTGPVAMVGNIHTLDLSKVIRPFVTRGTMDGEFTHRVDGAATAGLASFGEGTWKANAKDLSLDHIPVGNGRILSLTFSSLSIALACREQICEVTELKGDGIDGSFSGQGTVTMQQPLQQSQLALSLTVIPGVGFSSKAPGLGIPPLPPGTPFTFKLLGTLAQARVAL from the coding sequence ATGGTGTGGCCCGGGAAGGATCTCTCAGCCTGGAAGGCCCCGCTGTTGTGGATGGCGTTTGGATGCAGCCTGTTGTTCCTGTCAATGGCTCTCACGTTTCCCTATGGGGCCTTACAGACGAGAATCATCGGGGAGCTACAGCGCGCGACCGGGATGGAAGTGCGCGCGGCGGACTGGGCGATCGGGTTTCCAGCGGCGATTGAGTGGCGACAGATGAGTTTGACGAAAGCTGACTGGTCTCCCCTGCAGGTGGGGCTGGTGCGGGCCCAATTGGGGCTCTGGCGGTTGCTGATTGGCGGGGTGGCCCTGGATCTTACGGCGCAGATCGACGAAGCCACTGCGGCCCAAGGCACGGTCAAATTGACGATGACCGCCGCGTCTTGGTCCATGACGGGGCCGGTGGCCATGGTTGGCAACATTCACACGCTCGATCTTTCGAAGGTCATTCGCCCTTTTGTGACACGGGGCACCATGGATGGAGAGTTTACGCATCGGGTCGACGGCGCCGCGACCGCCGGCCTTGCCTCATTCGGCGAGGGTACGTGGAAAGCGAATGCCAAGGATCTGTCGCTGGATCACATTCCAGTCGGCAATGGCCGGATCCTCTCGCTGACCTTCAGCAGCCTCTCGATCGCTCTGGCATGCCGGGAGCAGATCTGCGAAGTGACTGAATTGAAGGGCGACGGAATCGACGGGTCGTTTTCCGGACAGGGAACGGTTACAATGCAGCAACCCTTACAACAGAGTCAGCTGGCGCTGTCGTTGACGGTGATTCCCGGTGTGGGATTTTCGTCCAAGGCTCCTGGGTTGGGTATTCCCCCCCTCCCGCCTGGAACGCCGTTTACGTTTAAACTGCTAGGAACATTGGCACAGGCCAGGGTGGCGTTGTAG
- the gspM gene encoding type II secretion system protein GspM has product MMHQLRERWTHLAPRERTILSVGGLVVVVSLLFVLVVDPLLASMDRLDRQAAKKQRESNELTALGADYASKRARLSRAEQRMPVTDAGFSLLAFIEEATNQAHVRERIAGMQPQVQALAQGYQETAVDLRLDGVQLPDLMAFLLAIDQAPYDLQVRHLQVRPKFDNPINLDATVRVVSYAKG; this is encoded by the coding sequence ATGATGCACCAGTTGCGTGAACGGTGGACTCATTTGGCTCCGCGCGAGCGCACGATCTTATCGGTCGGCGGTCTCGTGGTTGTGGTCAGCCTGCTGTTCGTGCTGGTCGTGGATCCCCTGTTGGCCTCCATGGATCGCTTGGATCGCCAGGCGGCCAAAAAACAACGAGAGAGCAACGAACTGACGGCGTTGGGGGCCGACTATGCGAGCAAACGCGCGCGACTGAGTCGTGCCGAACAACGGATGCCGGTGACTGATGCGGGGTTCTCCCTGCTGGCATTTATTGAGGAAGCGACGAATCAGGCTCACGTGCGTGAGCGGATCGCCGGCATGCAGCCGCAAGTCCAAGCCCTGGCGCAAGGGTATCAAGAAACCGCGGTGGATCTCCGGTTGGATGGCGTACAACTGCCGGATCTGATGGCGTTCCTGCTGGCGATCGATCAGGCTCCGTATGATCTGCAAGTGAGGCATCTGCAAGTGCGCCCGAAGTTCGACAATCCCATCAATCTCGACGCCACTGTCCGAGTGGTCAGTTATGCCAAAGGATGA
- a CDS encoding type II secretion system protein GspJ, producing the protein MSLPASHFKQEGGFTLVEALLAIALLATLGAIVFGSLLTTTQVVDAGRAAASREQTIRRVLRLMGEELTIGVKETTFPWVGLNGTQDGQSADTLAFVTRGDGVGVQAAGESEIVRVIYTREGDRLIRFVRRNLYGLTDESVDQVNLATKVKAFNVRYYSRQGQLWLDEWSSTGPLPAALLVEITFQEPNADPYTIREWVTVGVS; encoded by the coding sequence ATGTCTTTGCCGGCCTCGCATTTTAAGCAAGAAGGCGGATTCACGCTGGTCGAAGCGCTGTTGGCGATTGCGTTGCTCGCCACCTTGGGAGCAATTGTGTTTGGATCGTTACTGACTACGACGCAGGTTGTGGATGCCGGTCGAGCGGCGGCGTCTCGGGAGCAGACAATTCGACGCGTATTGCGGTTGATGGGCGAGGAGCTCACGATCGGCGTCAAGGAAACAACGTTCCCCTGGGTCGGTCTGAACGGGACGCAAGACGGCCAGTCGGCCGATACCCTGGCCTTTGTGACGAGGGGGGACGGAGTCGGCGTGCAGGCCGCGGGCGAGAGCGAGATCGTGCGCGTGATTTATACGCGCGAAGGCGACCGCCTGATCCGATTCGTCCGGCGGAATCTCTATGGGCTCACCGATGAATCGGTTGACCAGGTCAATCTGGCGACGAAGGTGAAGGCGTTCAATGTGCGCTACTATAGTCGGCAAGGTCAGCTGTGGCTGGATGAATGGAGCTCAACCGGACCGCTGCCAGCGGCGTTGCTGGTAGAAATCACGTTTCAGGAGCCCAATGCCGACCCCTATACCATTCGTGAATGGGTCACAGTAGGAGTTTCCTAA
- a CDS encoding prepilin-type N-terminal cleavage/methylation domain-containing protein, giving the protein MWPYSPKNERGFTLLEVLLAVAILAIALPVLLGLRNFDLELQSRAMELTTATLLAQEKLLETELSGSFPIGETTGEFQLPAPGVLTSISEPNRAPGYRWKRSIVPTPLELIREVKIQISWPRGQQDETLEVSTYVFAGLAF; this is encoded by the coding sequence ATGTGGCCATACTCCCCCAAGAACGAACGCGGATTTACCCTGCTGGAGGTGCTGCTGGCCGTCGCAATTTTGGCGATCGCCCTCCCCGTGCTGCTGGGGCTGAGAAATTTCGATTTAGAACTACAATCCCGCGCCATGGAACTGACGACGGCGACGCTGTTAGCGCAAGAAAAATTGCTGGAAACAGAACTCTCTGGCTCGTTCCCCATTGGAGAGACGACAGGAGAGTTTCAATTGCCGGCCCCCGGAGTCCTCACATCGATCTCGGAGCCCAATCGTGCGCCAGGGTATCGCTGGAAGCGCAGCATTGTGCCGACCCCGCTGGAACTCATTCGCGAAGTCAAAATTCAGATCTCCTGGCCCCGGGGCCAGCAGGATGAAACGTTGGAAGTGAGTACGTATGTCTTTGCCGGCCTCGCATTTTAA
- the pilM gene encoding pilus assembly protein PilM — protein sequence MSIATECVGLDIGQTGLKAVRFRRRLSGRETIEYFHQPLPFAHPEDVEPARRVQSLRGFLWHNGLYATDRLVTAIPCQDLFVRTLSFPFKDAEKLSQVVPFEVENLIPMPVDELAIGSVVLPPGLTAEGMSRITKGSDVLVTAAPRDKVAEHLRFLAQADIEPAAINVDAMALYSVTQFIQQEGGHVPHDLAIIDVGASKTTICLVHEGRPVVLRTILWGGNHLTHALAVRHACSFADAERRKRSLTVQQVDPWLDPLLKELRVTIQGYEGAERGRLTHCWVSGGGAKLREIGGYVAHQLGLYPVGPRQGFGLDSPRAFSIAFGLAIHPKLIRPKWRFKPTPAGLALDLKAVSDANAPQARTSARDKRLALVGAAVLGVLALADGLTHLHVKEQRVQQLKDALQGHYAQLFGPGAAPGEEIDQARFRIAAVDKALAVVDGSQQHILATMAAFMKQMPAGASVKIRDLTVEGPMVLLEGETTSFEAVEKIKQAYSAGGMFKDVAVSETRVGASSNQVVFRMSATVAQP from the coding sequence ATGAGTATCGCCACTGAATGCGTGGGCTTGGATATCGGCCAGACCGGCCTGAAGGCCGTGCGCTTTCGCCGCCGCCTGAGCGGTCGTGAAACGATCGAGTATTTCCACCAGCCCTTGCCGTTTGCGCATCCGGAAGATGTGGAACCGGCCAGGCGGGTGCAATCGTTGCGCGGCTTTCTCTGGCACAACGGGCTCTATGCCACGGATCGCTTGGTGACGGCAATCCCCTGCCAGGATCTTTTTGTGCGTACGCTCTCGTTCCCGTTTAAAGATGCGGAGAAATTGTCACAGGTCGTTCCCTTTGAAGTGGAGAATCTGATCCCGATGCCGGTGGATGAGCTGGCGATCGGAAGCGTCGTGCTTCCGCCCGGGCTCACCGCCGAGGGGATGTCACGGATAACCAAAGGGTCAGACGTGCTGGTCACGGCGGCTCCGCGGGACAAAGTGGCCGAACATCTGCGTTTCCTTGCCCAGGCCGATATTGAACCGGCGGCGATCAATGTCGATGCGATGGCCCTGTATTCTGTCACACAATTCATTCAGCAAGAAGGCGGCCATGTTCCACACGATCTGGCCATCATCGATGTGGGCGCATCCAAGACCACCATCTGTCTGGTCCATGAGGGGCGTCCGGTCGTCTTGCGGACCATTTTATGGGGCGGCAATCATCTGACTCATGCGTTGGCGGTGCGGCATGCCTGTAGTTTTGCCGACGCGGAACGGCGCAAGCGCAGCTTGACGGTGCAACAGGTCGACCCCTGGTTGGATCCGCTGCTCAAAGAATTGCGCGTGACCATCCAAGGCTACGAAGGGGCGGAGCGCGGGCGTCTCACTCACTGTTGGGTATCCGGCGGCGGCGCAAAGCTCAGAGAGATCGGCGGGTATGTCGCGCATCAACTGGGGCTCTATCCGGTCGGCCCGCGGCAGGGCTTCGGGTTGGACAGTCCGCGCGCCTTTTCGATTGCTTTTGGATTGGCGATTCATCCGAAACTCATTCGGCCGAAGTGGCGCTTCAAGCCGACACCGGCGGGTCTTGCCCTCGATTTGAAGGCCGTCTCGGACGCGAACGCCCCGCAGGCTCGGACCTCGGCGCGGGACAAGCGATTGGCTCTGGTGGGAGCCGCGGTGTTGGGCGTTTTGGCACTCGCGGATGGATTGACACATCTCCATGTGAAAGAACAACGCGTGCAACAGTTGAAGGATGCGCTTCAGGGGCACTATGCCCAACTCTTTGGGCCGGGGGCTGCGCCGGGTGAGGAAATTGATCAGGCCCGTTTTCGCATTGCCGCGGTCGACAAGGCGCTGGCGGTCGTCGATGGTTCGCAGCAGCATATCCTGGCGACGATGGCGGCATTTATGAAGCAAATGCCGGCCGGCGCCTCCGTCAAAATACGGGATTTGACCGTCGAAGGTCCCATGGTATTGCTCGAAGGCGAGACGACCTCATTCGAAGCCGTGGAGAAGATCAAACAGGCGTATTCAGCCGGCGGGATGTTCAAGGATGTGGCTGTCAGCGAAACCCGGGTGGGTGCGTCATCGAATCAGGTAGTGTTTCGGATGAGCGCGACGGTGGCTCAGCCATGA
- a CDS encoding pilus assembly FimT family protein: MSRSLSFLALLRSSRVRSAGGFTLLEMIIVMFLLAAMLGIVIPRINLNDDLASTGRKFIGTVRTLQGIAMSSQKPVKLYLDLDQNQYWAKTIEGKEEKPLLDAAWATPRLLPDTIRLAEASSGSIKRTAGRLELMLYPNGRIDEAVLHLTDAGNNVLAIVIEAATGAIRTSDARIEPQRLASIPDRVRTLLVPTTMTATGNQVGLLKP; the protein is encoded by the coding sequence ATGTCCAGATCTCTTTCTTTCCTGGCTCTGCTCCGCTCGTCTCGCGTCAGGAGCGCAGGTGGTTTCACCTTGCTGGAGATGATCATCGTCATGTTTCTGTTGGCGGCGATGTTGGGGATCGTGATTCCGCGCATCAACTTGAACGACGATTTGGCGTCAACGGGCCGCAAGTTTATCGGAACGGTGCGAACGCTCCAAGGGATCGCGATGAGCTCGCAGAAACCGGTCAAGCTCTATCTGGACCTGGACCAAAATCAATACTGGGCGAAGACCATCGAGGGGAAAGAAGAGAAGCCCTTGTTGGACGCCGCCTGGGCAACCCCGCGCCTGCTTCCGGACACCATCCGTCTGGCCGAGGCGTCCTCCGGGTCAATCAAACGGACAGCCGGCCGCCTCGAATTGATGCTGTATCCCAACGGCCGGATCGATGAAGCGGTGCTGCATCTGACCGATGCCGGGAACAATGTGTTGGCCATCGTCATCGAAGCCGCCACCGGAGCGATTCGGACCAGTGATGCGCGGATCGAACCTCAGCGCCTCGCATCCATTCCTGATCGCGTCAGAACCCTCTTGGTTCCGACGACCATGACGGCTACTGGGAATCAAGTTGGCCTGCTCAAGCCGTAA